In Candidatus Sodalis pierantonius str. SOPE, one DNA window encodes the following:
- a CDS encoding IS5-like element ISSoEn1 family transposase gives MAKQKFKITNWPAYNNALRQRGDLTVWLDESAIAAWTESTPPEHRGRPLHYTDMAITTVLMIKRVFNLSLRALQGFVDAILKLMGLSLRCPDYSLVSRRAKTVDISIKTPTRGEISHLVIDGTGLKIFGEGEWKVRQHGAERRRVWRKLHLAVDSATHEIICADLSLSGTTDAQALPGLINQTHRKIREASADSAYDTRYCHDALLRKKIKPLIPPRSGAQYWPARYHERNHAVANQHLSGNNDTWKKKVGHHRRSLAETAMFRFKTLLGGHLSLHDYDAQVGEAMAMAKALNRITLLGMPNSVRIM, from the coding sequence ATGGCAAAGCAAAAGTTTAAAATCACCAACTGGCCCGCATACAACAATGCGCTTAGGCAGCGGGGGGACCTGACAGTATGGCTTGATGAGTCAGCCATTGCTGCATGGACTGAGAGTACACCACCTGAACATCGTGGCCGGCCGCTTCACTACACCGATATGGCCATTACCACGGTTCTGATGATAAAGCGCGTGTTTAATCTTTCGCTCCGGGCGTTACAGGGTTTCGTTGACGCGATTTTGAAACTGATGGGGCTGTCGCTGCGCTGCCCAGATTACTCTCTGGTCAGCCGGCGAGCAAAAACCGTCGACATCAGCATAAAAACGCCAACCCGCGGCGAAATCTCACACCTGGTCATCGATGGCACCGGCCTGAAAATCTTCGGCGAAGGCGAATGGAAAGTCAGGCAGCATGGGGCTGAGAGGCGCAGAGTATGGCGCAAGCTTCATCTGGCAGTAGATAGCGCGACACATGAAATTATCTGTGCCGATTTATCGCTAAGCGGTACGACAGATGCGCAGGCGCTGCCCGGGCTGATTAACCAAACCCACCGGAAAATCAGGGAAGCGTCGGCTGACAGTGCTTACGATACGCGTTACTGTCATGATGCTCTGCTGAGGAAAAAAATAAAGCCGCTTATCCCACCGCGAAGTGGTGCGCAATATTGGCCAGCTCGATACCATGAGCGTAACCATGCGGTGGCAAATCAGCATCTGAGCGGCAATAACGATACCTGGAAAAAGAAAGTAGGTCATCACCGGCGTTCACTGGCTGAAACGGCCATGTTCCGGTTTAAAACACTTCTGGGTGGTCATCTGAGTCTGCATGACTATGACGCGCAGGTAGGTGAGGCTATGGCAATGGCCAAAGCGCTTAACCGGATCACGCTGTTAGGAATGCCAAACAGCGTCCGCATCATGTAA
- the mtfA gene encoding DgsA anti-repressor MtfA, protein MIRAASHLKVRFIQQSLNEQQKLVALAKKFLRQKKLVPLQTLELHAQQRARIALLFSLPVLELGLEWLDGFHEVLIYPAPFVVADSWQDDFGLVHQGEVVHSRQSWDQGPVVLNWLEIQDSFDLSGFNLVIHETAHKLDLRNAGVVNGVPLIPLREIARWEQLLHGAMADLQDEVELVGEDAASMDAYAASDPAECFAVLSEYFFSSPELLAERFGDLYGYFVRFYRQDPLSRLTALRAGRRQDARSLTQAPD, encoded by the coding sequence GTGATCAGAGCCGCCAGTCACCTAAAAGTTCGATTTATTCAACAAAGCCTCAATGAGCAGCAAAAACTGGTGGCGCTGGCAAAGAAATTTCTGCGGCAAAAGAAACTCGTTCCCTTGCAGACACTGGAATTGCATGCCCAGCAGCGGGCGCGCATTGCGCTGTTATTTTCCTTACCGGTGCTTGAGTTGGGGCTGGAATGGTTAGACGGCTTCCATGAAGTATTGATCTACCCGGCGCCCTTCGTGGTGGCCGATAGCTGGCAGGATGATTTTGGCCTGGTACACCAGGGCGAGGTGGTTCATTCCCGGCAAAGCTGGGATCAAGGCCCGGTGGTCCTCAACTGGCTCGAAATTCAGGATTCCTTTGATTTGTCGGGTTTCAATTTGGTTATCCATGAAACCGCTCACAAACTCGATTTACGTAACGCGGGCGTCGTCAATGGCGTGCCACTTATCCCGTTACGGGAGATCGCCCGCTGGGAACAGCTGCTCCATGGCGCCATGGCGGACCTACAGGATGAGGTTGAGCTGGTTGGGGAAGACGCGGCCAGCATGGATGCCTATGCTGCAAGCGACCCTGCGGAGTGCTTTGCCGTATTGTCGGAATACTTTTTCAGCTCTCCCGAACTGCTGGCGGAGCGATTCGGCGATCTTTACGGCTATTTCGTCCGCTTTTACCGTCAGGACCCGCTTTCAAGGCTCACAGCCTTGCGCGCCGGTCGCAGGCAGGATGCGCGCAGCCTGACCCAGGCGCCGGATTAA
- the pqqD gene encoding pyrroloquinoline quinone biosynthesis peptide chaperone PqqD, with protein MGREAVPAFRHGFRLQWEAVQNCHVVLYPEGMVKLNDSAAAILLLVDGERRISEIIDQLAARFPAAGDIGADIDEFMQRAYEQKWIRFND; from the coding sequence GTGGGTCGTGAGGCTGTGCCCGCCTTTCGCCACGGCTTTCGCCTGCAGTGGGAAGCGGTACAGAATTGCCATGTGGTGCTGTACCCGGAGGGCATGGTCAAGCTCAACGACAGCGCCGCCGCCATTCTGCTGCTGGTGGATGGCGAACGACGTATCAGCGAAATAATCGACCAGCTTGCCGCCCGTTTCCCGGCGGCGGGCGATATTGGCGCCGACATCGACGAATTTATGCAGAGGGCGTATGAACAAAAATGGATCCGCTTTAACGACTGA
- the pqqE gene encoding pyrroloquinoline quinone biosynthesis protein PqqE translates to MNKNGSALTTEAAAQVNPPLWLLAELTFRCPLQCPYCSNPLDFAQQDQELTTGQWIEVFRQARELGSVQLGFSGGEPLVRQDLGELIGAASQMGFYTNLLTSGIGLSEKKIARFARAGLNHIQLSFQASDETLNTALAESAKAFQQKLAMAHAVKAHGYPIVLNFVLHRHNIDQIDRIIELCLQLEADDVELATCQFYGWAKLNRAGLLPTREQIERAEQVVNRYRTRMKAEGNLTRLLFVTPDYYEEHPKGCMGGWGALFMCVKPDGTALPCHSARQLPVRFPSVREHDLRHIWYHSFGFNRFRGQDWMPEPCRSCDEKEKDFGGCRCQAFLLTGDAANADPVCAKSPHHDKILAAREEAYTTKIRIGELNFRNRSTSQLFAKP, encoded by the coding sequence ATGAACAAAAATGGATCCGCTTTAACGACTGAGGCGGCCGCACAGGTTAATCCACCGCTGTGGCTGCTGGCGGAATTGACCTTTCGCTGTCCGCTACAGTGCCCCTATTGTTCCAATCCGCTGGATTTCGCCCAGCAAGATCAAGAGCTAACCACCGGGCAGTGGATCGAGGTTTTTCGCCAGGCGCGCGAGCTAGGCAGCGTTCAGCTCGGCTTTTCCGGCGGGGAGCCGCTGGTGCGCCAGGATTTGGGCGAACTCATCGGCGCGGCGTCGCAAATGGGATTTTACACCAATTTGCTGACCTCCGGCATCGGCCTGAGCGAGAAAAAGATCGCCCGTTTCGCTCGCGCCGGGCTGAATCATATCCAACTCAGTTTCCAGGCCAGCGACGAGACGCTTAACACCGCGCTGGCGGAATCGGCAAAGGCGTTCCAACAAAAACTGGCGATGGCGCACGCCGTGAAAGCCCATGGCTATCCCATAGTGCTCAATTTTGTACTGCATCGACACAATATCGATCAGATCGATCGCATTATTGAACTCTGCCTGCAATTGGAGGCCGACGATGTCGAGCTGGCGACCTGTCAATTTTACGGCTGGGCCAAACTCAATCGCGCCGGCCTGCTGCCCACCCGCGAGCAAATCGAACGGGCTGAACAGGTGGTCAATCGTTATCGTACGCGCATGAAAGCCGAAGGCAATCTGACCCGGCTGCTGTTTGTGACCCCGGACTATTATGAAGAGCATCCCAAAGGCTGCATGGGCGGCTGGGGCGCGCTGTTTATGTGCGTAAAGCCCGACGGCACCGCCCTGCCCTGCCATAGCGCCAGGCAGCTCCCGGTCCGGTTCCCCTCGGTGCGCGAACATGACTTACGCCATATCTGGTATCACTCGTTCGGCTTCAATCGGTTTCGCGGCCAGGACTGGATGCCCGAGCCGTGCCGCTCCTGCGATGAAAAAGAGAAGGATTTCGGCGGCTGTCGCTGCCAGGCATTTCTTCTAACGGGCGATGCCGCCAATGCCGATCCGGTCTGCGCCAAATCGCCCCATCACGACAAAATCCTGGCCGCGCGCGAGGAAGCCTACACCACCAAAATTCGTATTGGCGAACTGAATTTCCGCAACCGCTCCACGTCGCAGCTGTTTGCCAAGCCGTGA
- a CDS encoding insulinase family protein encodes MTLWLQGPQSEQALRAIAVACAPALLVRPPGHPPAGPPPLNWRLAGPLTLRCPDMPRLVLAFAVTDMPAGASAPLPLFRQLLQDEAAGSLLDHLRGRGLCDGVRLLPCYQNADQGIVALVFSLLPGGVTRGGEIAALRHYAGLADAALARLSLRLGDDGATQSAPPSGAPSGHSHATAAGLKTESHPPPDTAFRFFPFPAPKAPVLQPDRAVRLRYLPASRRRAVLLLCP; translated from the coding sequence ATGACACTGTGGTTGCAGGGACCGCAAAGCGAGCAAGCCCTGCGCGCTATCGCCGTCGCCTGCGCCCCGGCACTTTTAGTGCGTCCCCCTGGCCACCCCCCTGCCGGTCCGCCGCCCTTGAATTGGCGCCTGGCCGGCCCGCTGACGCTCCGTTGTCCCGACATGCCGCGCCTGGTGCTGGCTTTTGCGGTGACGGACATGCCCGCAGGGGCATCCGCGCCGCTGCCGCTGTTTAGGCAATTGTTGCAGGATGAGGCCGCCGGCAGCCTGCTGGATCACTTGCGCGGGCGCGGGTTATGCGACGGAGTGCGGCTGCTGCCTTGCTATCAGAACGCCGATCAAGGGATCGTGGCGCTGGTGTTTTCTTTACTGCCGGGCGGCGTAACGCGTGGGGGAGAGATTGCCGCGCTGCGGCACTACGCCGGATTGGCGGACGCGGCGCTTGCACGCTTATCGCTGCGGCTGGGTGACGACGGCGCTACACAGTCGGCACCCCCCTCTGGCGCGCCGTCAGGGCACTCTCACGCGACAGCGGCAGGTCTAAAGACCGAATCACACCCGCCTCCCGACACCGCCTTTCGTTTTTTCCCCTTCCCGGCACCAAAAGCGCCTGTCCTACAGCCCGACCGCGCAGTCAGGCTGCGTTATCTCCCGGCGTCGCGCCGGCGCGCCGTGCTGTTGCTGTGCCCGTAG
- the bhsA gene encoding multiple stress resistance protein BhsA produces the protein MKRSLLLMTPLLLAGMSLSAFAAQPITRQDAVNKQALGTISVTGAANLDELERNIAQKADRAGAKYYVIIATTGKNRLHGDALLYQ, from the coding sequence ATGAAAAGATCTTTGTTATTGATGACGCCGCTGTTGTTGGCCGGCATGAGTCTTTCCGCTTTCGCCGCCCAGCCTATTACGCGGCAGGACGCCGTAAATAAACAGGCCTTGGGCACCATCTCCGTCACCGGCGCCGCGAATTTAGATGAATTAGAGCGCAATATCGCGCAAAAAGCGGATCGGGCCGGCGCAAAATATTATGTGATTATCGCCACCACCGGAAAAAATCGGCTGCACGGCGACGCCTTGCTATACCAATAA